In Phaeodactylum tricornutum CCAP 1055/1 chromosome 21, whole genome shotgun sequence, the following proteins share a genomic window:
- a CDS encoding predicted protein: MYATEGRDVDQFEFSQLLFSCPVPSRFIEQNNFNVINPLFWIDLVPIRAPARRGPMLMTKDQVGPQEFQHLDRFSILEHYGNAHILPAIEDSGRIVNLPVCPTTPKPQHHPSYQLVACTWTSASYNRRGDTTTVEDSAARLEEWIVFHRTVGFDHIYIYDNTQVPQNSSESVLFKIASQFPSFVTYHSWPAKSCSNNRPNHKNPGERSSQYAAEASCRERYGPTASWMAFIDTDEYLAPMGNKTWLPLLDKMDAKDIKVLKLKSSRGRPRESLMQLLDDPNECNSQSRLSSFSKNECLIPRKNETFLRVYNCDFIRPPRPVRFARAMKQIYKPNFVLSHFVHYSTITASMSRYYKDFKARDLYTRELNEGDWGDIFLDERTEGTLIHAKSVLPHETMARKDSCQIASKRPCVIGHVCPNTTPFVDAIHQKNVFRDADGNFCNCWINEHVEKTLIPNLEKALREHKRNSFMAD; the protein is encoded by the exons ATGTATGCTACAGAAGGGCGCGATGTCGACCAATTCGAATTTTCTCAGCTCCTCTTTTCATGTCCGGTTCCTTCACGCTTTATCGAACAGAATAACTTCAACGTGATTAATCCACTGTTTTGGATCGACTTGGTACCAATACGAGCGCCTGCCCGACGCGGTCCCATGCTAATGACCAAAGATCAGGTAGGCCCGCAAGAATTTCAGCACCTGGATCGTTTCAGTATCTTGGAACACTACGGAAACGCGCACATTCTCCCTGCCATCGAAGATTCGGGTAGAATCGTTAACCTTCCTGTTTGTCCGACAACACCGAAGCCACAGCATCATCCTTCATACCAATTGGTGGCGTGCACTTGGACATCTGCTTCTTATAATCGACGGGGGGACACAACGACTGTGGAAGACTCTGCTGCCCGCCTGGAAGAATGGATTGTCTTTCATCGGACTGTCGGATTTGATCACATTTATATTTACGACAATACACAGGTTCCACAGAACTCTTCGGAATCCGTTCTATTCAAGATAGCATCACAGTTTCCGAGCTTTGTCACATATCATTCATGGCCGGCAAAATCGTGCAGCAACAATCGACCAAATCACAAAAATCCTGGCGAGCGTTCCTCCCAATATGCAGCCGAGGCTTCATGCCGTGAACGTTACGGTCCGACTGCATCCTGGATGGCATTTATTGATACAGATGAGTATTTGGCACCGATGGGGAACAAAACTTGGTTACCTCTGCTGGATAAAATGGACGCAAAGGACATCAAAGTTCTAAAACTGAAGAGCAGTCGCGGCCGTCCCCGAGAAAGTTTGATGCAACTCTTGGATGATCCTAACGAATGCAATAGCCAATCACGGCtgagctctttttcaaagaaCGAGTGCTTGATCCCGAGGAAGAATGAAACTTTTCTACGGGTATACAATTGTGACTTCATCCGGCCTCCACGCCCCGTTCGCTTTGCCCGCGCGATGAAGCAAATTTACAAGCCCAACTTTGTTCTTAGCCACTTTGTACATTACTCTACGATTACAGCAAGCATGTCACGATACTACAAGGATTTTAAGGCTAGAGACCTATACACACGTGAGCTCAATGAAGGGGACTGGGGTGATATTTTTCTTGACGAGCGAACGGAGGGAACACTTATCCACGCAAAGTCGGTGCTTCCACACGAGACAATGGCGCGAAAGGACTCATGTCAGATTGCGTCAAAGCGACCTTGTGTGATTGGTCATGTCTGTCCCAATACGACGCCTTTTGTAGACGCTATTCATCAAAAGAACGTATTCCGAGATGCTGATGGAAATTTTTGCAACTGCTG GATCAACGAGCATGTGGAGAAAACTTTGATTCCAAATCTTGAAAAGGCTCTCCGGGAGCACAAAAGAAATTCGTTCATGGCCGACTAA
- a CDS encoding predicted protein, translating into MSEGDSRRKIGAQVTAKACHVVHLSECARQYGALRTTKVVVGTVVDVSNTKKPPNNRVSTFNTADFDISGGSCQTFQTGAVDSTSQSRSKIPAVDNIDTDLAVPEQEEGEAVLQETSPDEELEFPAQPMVKIGIAAGEQVAGPTAQVATQVWDIEDASFVMAHETKCYADKQATLIDINGSIQSKQFGINTPIGDLLGPDSDIDGRYSQLQYFLLMFPPDQLTAMCQLTNVQLAQQNKHRMSTGELLQFFGILILATKFEFSSRSQLWSTTTPSKYIPAPVFGKTGMSRQRFDDLWQNIRWSNQCPEQPEGMSSHMFWWQLVDDFVERYNNHCANTFKPSHLICVDESMSQWYGQGEEWINHGLPNYVAIDQKSENGCEIQNAACGCLGIML; encoded by the exons ATGTCAGAAGGGGATTCCCGCCGAAAGATTGGTGCTCAGGTCACAGCGAAGGCCTGTCATGTCGTCCATTTGAGTGAGTGTGCTCGGCAATATGGTGCTTTGAGGACCACCAAGGTGGTTGTAGGGACTGTTGTGGACGTCAGCAATACCAAAAAGCCGCCAAACAACCGTGTATCAACCTTCAATACTGCTGACTTTGATATTAGTGGAGGATCA TGTCAAACTTTTCAAACCGGAGCAGTCGACAGTACCAGCCAGTCCCGCAGCAAAATACCGGCAGTAGATAACATAGACACAGATTTGGCCGTTCCAGAgcaagaggaaggagaagcGGTCTTGCAGGAGACTTCTCCtgatgaagaattggaatttCCAGCACAACCGATGGTGAAAATTGGAATAGCTGCGGGGGAACAGGTAGCAGGACCTACTGCACAAGTAGCCACGCAGGTTTGGGATATTGAAGACGCTTCCTTTGTCATGGCTCATGAAACAAAGTGCTATGCTGACAAGCAAGCTACATTGATTGATATAAATGGCAGTATCCAAAGTAAGCAGTTTGGCATCAATACACCAATTGGCGACCTTCTTGGTCCAGACTCTGACATTGATGGAAGATATTCGCAGCTgcaatattttcttctcATGTTTCCACCCGACCAACTGACCGCCATGTGTCAGCTAACAAATGTGCAGCTTGCCCAACAGAACAAGCACCGCATGTCAACAGGAGAGCTGCTTCAATTCTTTGGCATTCTAATTCTTGcgacaaaatttgaatttagCAGTCGATCGCAATTGTGGTCCACAACCACGCCGTCAAAATACATTCCTGCCCCTGTAttcggaaaaacaggaaTGTCGCGGCAGCGCTTTGATGATCTTTGGCAAAATATCCGATGGAGCAACCAGTGTCCTGAACAGCCGGAAGGTATGAGCTCCCATATGttttggtggcaacttgttgatgattttgttgaaagataCAACAATCATTGTGCCAACACTTTCAAACCATCTCATCTTATTTGTGTGGATGAATCAATGTCGCAATGGTATGGACAAGGGGAGGAATGGATAAATCATGGACTCCCCAATTACGTGGCTATTGACCAAAAGTCCGAAAATGGTTGTGAGATTCAAAATGCCGCATGCGGCTGTTTGGGTATCATGCTTTGA